A stretch of Bifidobacterium sp. ESL0704 DNA encodes these proteins:
- the pflB gene encoding formate C-acetyltransferase: protein MTAVDQTALSAEELQAKAWNGFVGGDWQKEIDVRDFIQKNYTPYDGDESFLATATPKTKEMWEYLDNNQLAVERKQRIYDVDTHTPAGIDNFGPGYIMDKEHDNVIVGIQTDEPCKRAMMPNGGWRMVEQAIIEAGKEPDPNIKTIFTKYRKTHNDGVFGVYTKQIKLARHNKILTGLPDAYGRGRIIGDYRRVALYGVNYLIAKKKEDKDSIPYRNDFTEAEIEHWIRFREEHSDQITALKQLIKLGNEYGLDLSRPAQTAQEAVQWTYMGYLASVKSQDGAAMSFGRVSAFFDTYFERDLKAGKITESDAQEIIDQLVMKLRIVRFLRTKDYDNIFSGDPYWATWSDAGFADDGRHMVTKTSFRLLATLALDHLGPGPEPNITIFWDSKLPEGYKRYCARTSIATSAIQYESDRDIRDHWGDDAAIACCVSPMRIGKQMQFFGARVNSAKALLYAINGGRDEMTGMQVIDKGIIDPIKPEADGTLDYQKVKDNYEKALEWLSETYIEALNIIHYMHDKYAYESIEMALHDKEVYRTLGCGMSGLSIAADSLSALKYAKVYPIYNKDAKNLEGHENEYVEGADDDLVVGYRTVGDFPIYGNDDDRADDLAKWTVSTVMDQIKALPVYRNAVPTQSILTITSNVVYGKATGSFPSGHKKGEPYAPGANPENGMDSHGMLPSMFSVGKINYNDALDGISLTNTITPDGLGRDEEERVTNLVGILDSGNGHGLYHANINVLRKEQLEDAVAHPEKYPHLTVRVSGYAVNFVKLTREQQLDVISRTFHQGAVTE from the coding sequence ATGACCGCAGTAGATCAGACTGCTTTGTCTGCCGAGGAGCTTCAGGCGAAGGCTTGGAATGGCTTCGTCGGAGGAGACTGGCAGAAGGAAATCGATGTTCGCGATTTCATTCAGAAGAATTATACGCCGTATGATGGCGATGAGTCCTTCCTCGCCACGGCGACCCCGAAGACGAAGGAAATGTGGGAGTATCTCGACAACAACCAGCTTGCTGTTGAGCGTAAGCAGCGTATTTATGACGTTGATACCCACACTCCGGCCGGCATCGACAACTTCGGCCCCGGCTACATCATGGACAAAGAGCATGATAACGTCATCGTCGGCATCCAGACCGATGAGCCTTGCAAGCGCGCCATGATGCCGAACGGCGGCTGGCGTATGGTCGAGCAGGCCATTATTGAGGCCGGCAAAGAGCCTGACCCCAACATCAAGACGATCTTCACCAAGTATCGCAAGACCCATAACGACGGCGTGTTCGGCGTCTACACCAAGCAGATCAAGCTTGCTCGCCACAACAAGATCCTCACCGGTCTGCCTGATGCCTACGGCCGCGGCCGTATCATCGGCGACTATCGTCGTGTCGCTCTCTATGGCGTCAACTATCTGATTGCCAAGAAGAAGGAAGACAAGGATTCGATTCCTTATCGCAACGACTTCACCGAGGCCGAGATCGAGCACTGGATCCGCTTCCGCGAAGAGCATTCGGACCAGATCACCGCTTTGAAGCAGCTCATCAAGCTGGGCAACGAGTATGGCCTCGATCTTTCTCGTCCGGCTCAGACCGCTCAGGAAGCCGTGCAGTGGACCTACATGGGCTACCTCGCCTCCGTCAAGAGCCAGGATGGCGCCGCCATGAGCTTCGGCCGTGTCTCCGCCTTCTTCGATACCTATTTCGAGCGCGACCTCAAGGCCGGCAAGATCACCGAATCCGATGCTCAGGAGATCATCGATCAGCTCGTCATGAAGCTGCGTATCGTCCGCTTCCTGCGCACCAAGGACTATGACAACATCTTCTCCGGCGATCCGTACTGGGCCACTTGGTCCGACGCGGGCTTCGCCGATGACGGACGCCACATGGTCACCAAGACCTCGTTCCGTCTGCTCGCCACCCTGGCCCTGGATCACCTTGGACCTGGCCCTGAGCCGAACATCACCATCTTCTGGGATTCCAAGCTGCCTGAAGGCTACAAGCGTTATTGCGCTCGTACCTCCATCGCCACCTCGGCCATCCAGTATGAGTCCGACCGCGACATCCGCGACCACTGGGGCGACGACGCCGCCATCGCTTGCTGCGTCTCCCCGATGCGTATCGGCAAGCAGATGCAGTTCTTCGGTGCTCGCGTGAACTCTGCGAAGGCTCTGCTCTACGCGATCAACGGTGGCCGTGACGAGATGACCGGTATGCAGGTCATCGACAAGGGCATCATCGATCCGATCAAGCCCGAAGCCGACGGCACCCTTGACTATCAGAAGGTCAAGGATAACTACGAGAAGGCCCTTGAGTGGCTCTCGGAGACCTACATCGAAGCGCTGAACATCATTCATTACATGCACGATAAGTATGCATATGAATCCATCGAGATGGCTCTGCACGACAAGGAAGTCTACCGCACCTTGGGTTGCGGCATGTCCGGTCTGTCGATCGCCGCCGATTCGCTCTCCGCACTGAAGTATGCGAAGGTCTATCCTATCTACAACAAGGATGCGAAGAACCTCGAAGGCCATGAGAACGAGTATGTCGAAGGTGCCGATGACGACCTGGTGGTCGGCTATCGCACGGTCGGCGACTTCCCGATCTACGGCAACGACGATGATCGTGCCGATGATCTCGCCAAGTGGACCGTCTCCACGGTTATGGATCAGATCAAGGCTCTGCCGGTCTACCGCAACGCGGTTCCGACCCAGTCCATCCTGACCATCACCTCCAACGTGGTCTACGGCAAGGCGACCGGTTCCTTCCCGAGCGGACACAAGAAGGGCGAGCCTTACGCCCCTGGTGCCAACCCGGAGAACGGCATGGATTCGCACGGCATGCTGCCGTCCATGTTCTCGGTCGGCAAGATCAACTACAACGATGCGCTGGATGGCATTTCGCTGACCAACACGATCACCCCTGACGGCCTCGGCCGTGACGAGGAAGAGCGCGTTACCAACCTGGTCGGTATTCTCGACTCGGGCAATGGCCACGGCCTCTATCACGCCAACATCAACGTGCTGCGCAAGGAGCAGCTTGAGGACGCCGTCGCGCATCCTGAGAAGTATCCGCACCTCACCGTGCGTGTCTCGGGCTATGCGGTCAACTTCGTCAAGCTCACCCGCGAGCAGCAGCTCGATGTCATTTCCCGTACGTTCCATCAGGGTGCCGTCACCGAGTGA
- the pflA gene encoding pyruvate formate-lyase-activating protein, translating into MSDTTQFRTTTQHMLKVSKVYAKHTLMGGLSGFQSPIGLDRHDRINALRTGDMGFVHSWDINTSVDGPGTRMTVFMSGCPLRCQFCQNPDTWKMRDGQPVYLDDMIERVTRYKDVFQSTGGGVTFSGGESMMQGKFVSRVFHAVHKEGIHTCLDTSGFLNKDWTDEMLEDVDLCLLDVKSGDEETYHKVTGSQLAPTIQFGQRLNKAGKKIWVRFVLVPGLTDSVENVENVAKICESFGDALEHIDVLPFHQLGRPKWHELHYDYPLETKEGPSKELKKRVRDQFKAHGFEVF; encoded by the coding sequence ATGTCCGATACCACTCAATTTAGGACCACAACGCAGCATATGCTCAAGGTTTCGAAAGTGTATGCCAAACATACGTTGATGGGCGGCCTTTCGGGCTTTCAGTCTCCTATAGGCCTGGACCGCCACGATCGCATCAATGCACTGCGTACCGGCGACATGGGATTTGTGCATTCGTGGGACATCAACACGTCGGTGGACGGGCCGGGGACCCGAATGACCGTGTTCATGAGCGGTTGCCCGCTGCGTTGCCAGTTCTGCCAGAACCCCGACACTTGGAAGATGCGTGACGGCCAGCCGGTCTATCTCGACGATATGATCGAACGCGTCACCCGTTACAAGGACGTTTTCCAGAGCACCGGCGGGGGAGTCACTTTCTCCGGCGGCGAGTCGATGATGCAGGGCAAGTTCGTCTCGCGCGTCTTCCACGCGGTGCACAAAGAAGGCATCCATACCTGCCTCGACACTTCCGGCTTCCTCAACAAGGACTGGACCGACGAGATGCTTGAGGATGTTGACCTGTGCCTGCTCGATGTCAAGTCCGGCGATGAAGAGACCTATCACAAGGTGACCGGCAGCCAGCTTGCGCCGACCATTCAGTTCGGTCAGAGGCTCAACAAGGCCGGCAAGAAGATCTGGGTGCGTTTCGTTCTTGTTCCCGGACTTACCGATAGCGTCGAAAACGTCGAGAACGTGGCCAAGATCTGCGAGTCCTTCGGCGATGCATTGGAACATATCGATGTCCTCCCGTTCCACCAGCTCGGCCGTCCGAAGTGGCATGAGCTGCACTACGACTATCCGCTCGAGACCAAGGAGGGCCCTTCCAAAGAGCTGAAAAAGCGTGTCCGCGACCAGTTCAAGGCCCACGGCTTCGAGGTCTTCTAA
- the ileS gene encoding mupirocin-resistant isoleucine--tRNA ligase: MKPASEESAVSETTNSHVYPKASVGEQSAHVAPNPSFPKMEESVLDYWDKDDTFNKSVERNPSGDHSDNEFVFFDGPPFANGLPHYGHLLTGYAKDVIPRYQTMKGRKVNRVFGWDTHGLPAELEAQKELGIESVDQIEEMGIEKFNAACRTSVLKYTNEWKDYVHRQARWVDFEHGYKTLNTTYMESVMWAFKTLYDKGLAYKGYRVLPYCPKDRTPLSAHELRMDADVYQDRQDTTVSVAVKMRDEDDAYAVFWTTTPWTTPTNFLIVVGNDIDYVEVKPTEGKFAGKKFYLGKPLLGSYAKELGENYEVVRELKGKELVGRRYWPVFPYFAGDEAESEGHVPGPNAYQILAADYVDTVEGTGLVHQAPYGEDDMNTLNAAGVNSIDVLDASCTFTSACPDYEGMYVFDANLPILRNLRAGDGPLARVPEEHRALLFQEKSYVHSYPHCWRCGTPLIYKPVSSWFVSVTKVKDRLLENNQKINWIPENVKDGQFGKWLQNARDWSISRNRFWGSPIPVWVSDDPKYPRVDVYGSLEQLKADFGDYPRDGEGNVNMHRPYIDNLTRVNPDDPTGKSHMHRISDVLDCWFESGSMPFAQFHYPFENKEYFEQHFPADYVVEYIGQTRGWFYVLHVMATALFDKPAFKNVICHGIVLGDDGQKMSKHLRNYPDVNGVFNDYGSDAMRWFLMSSPILRGGNLIVTADGIRDTVRQVLLPVWSSYYFFTLYANAANGGKGYNARALRADEVAALPNMDRYLLARTRRLVVSVEHALDTFAISEACATVQDFIDMLTNWYIRNNRERFWNEDESAFNTLYTVLEVLMRVMAPLAPMESESIWRGLTGGESVHLTQWPFVTLADEQSHDVGANAESTSELNQGKETELGRVLVDEPALVSAMEQVREVVSGTLSLRKSCQIRVRQPLAKLTVLVDDPDAVAAYDDILKTELNVKDVEFSTIADAGKHGLKIVHDLKVNARKAGPRLGKQVQFAIKASKSGAWHVDETGAPVVETPNGDLKLEEGEYTLINQVDEIGAADRANDVSAVLDGGGFVILDTALSDDLIAEGYARDVIRAVQDARKEADLDIADRISLKLDVPAADAPKAEQFRELIAHETLATTLDINADASADELKVTVAKE, translated from the coding sequence ATGAAACCTGCAAGCGAGGAGAGTGCGGTGAGCGAAACCACCAATTCACATGTGTACCCCAAAGCGTCCGTAGGCGAGCAGAGCGCGCACGTCGCGCCGAACCCGAGCTTCCCGAAGATGGAAGAATCGGTGCTCGACTATTGGGACAAGGATGATACCTTCAACAAATCCGTCGAGCGTAACCCCAGCGGCGACCACAGTGACAACGAATTCGTCTTCTTCGACGGTCCGCCGTTCGCCAACGGCCTGCCGCACTACGGCCACCTGTTGACCGGCTACGCCAAGGACGTCATTCCGCGCTATCAGACCATGAAGGGCCGCAAGGTCAACCGCGTTTTCGGCTGGGATACCCACGGTCTGCCGGCCGAACTCGAAGCGCAGAAGGAGCTCGGCATCGAATCGGTCGACCAGATTGAGGAGATGGGCATCGAGAAGTTCAACGCCGCCTGCCGCACCTCCGTCCTCAAATACACCAACGAGTGGAAGGACTACGTCCACCGCCAGGCCCGCTGGGTCGATTTCGAGCACGGCTACAAGACCCTGAATACCACCTACATGGAGTCGGTGATGTGGGCCTTCAAGACGCTCTACGACAAGGGTCTGGCCTACAAGGGCTATCGCGTGTTGCCGTACTGCCCGAAGGACCGCACCCCGCTTTCCGCACACGAGCTGCGCATGGACGCCGACGTCTATCAGGACCGTCAGGACACCACCGTCTCCGTCGCCGTCAAGATGCGCGATGAGGATGACGCTTACGCCGTTTTCTGGACCACGACGCCCTGGACCACGCCCACCAACTTCCTGATCGTTGTGGGCAACGACATCGATTACGTCGAGGTGAAGCCCACCGAGGGCAAATTCGCCGGCAAGAAGTTCTACCTGGGCAAGCCGTTGCTGGGTTCGTACGCCAAGGAACTCGGCGAGAACTACGAGGTCGTTCGTGAGCTGAAAGGCAAAGAACTGGTCGGCCGCCGCTACTGGCCGGTCTTCCCGTACTTCGCAGGTGACGAGGCCGAGTCCGAGGGCCATGTCCCCGGCCCGAACGCCTACCAGATCCTCGCCGCCGACTACGTCGACACCGTCGAGGGCACCGGCCTGGTCCATCAGGCACCTTATGGCGAAGACGATATGAACACGCTGAACGCCGCCGGTGTCAACTCCATCGACGTGCTCGATGCCAGCTGCACCTTTACCTCAGCCTGCCCTGATTATGAGGGCATGTACGTCTTCGACGCCAACCTGCCGATCCTGCGCAACCTGCGCGCCGGCGACGGCCCGTTGGCACGCGTTCCCGAGGAACACCGCGCCCTGCTCTTCCAGGAGAAGAGCTACGTGCACTCCTACCCGCACTGCTGGCGCTGCGGCACCCCGCTGATCTACAAGCCGGTCTCCTCCTGGTTCGTCTCCGTGACCAAGGTCAAGGACCGTCTGCTGGAAAACAACCAGAAGATCAACTGGATTCCCGAGAACGTCAAGGACGGCCAGTTCGGCAAGTGGCTGCAGAACGCCCGAGACTGGTCGATTTCCCGCAACCGCTTCTGGGGTTCGCCGATCCCGGTGTGGGTCTCCGACGATCCGAAATACCCGCGCGTCGACGTCTATGGCTCGCTTGAGCAACTCAAGGCCGATTTCGGCGACTACCCGCGTGACGGCGAGGGCAACGTCAACATGCACCGGCCCTACATCGACAACCTCACGCGCGTCAACCCCGACGATCCGACCGGCAAGTCGCATATGCACCGCATCTCCGACGTGCTCGACTGCTGGTTCGAGTCCGGCTCGATGCCCTTCGCGCAGTTCCATTACCCCTTCGAGAACAAGGAGTACTTCGAGCAGCATTTTCCGGCCGACTATGTGGTCGAATACATTGGCCAGACCCGTGGCTGGTTCTACGTCTTGCACGTCATGGCCACGGCCTTGTTTGATAAGCCCGCCTTCAAGAACGTCATCTGCCACGGCATCGTGCTCGGCGACGACGGCCAGAAGATGAGCAAGCACCTGCGCAATTACCCGGACGTCAACGGCGTGTTCAACGACTACGGCTCCGACGCGATGCGCTGGTTCCTCATGTCCTCGCCGATCCTGCGAGGCGGCAACCTCATCGTCACCGCCGACGGCATCCGCGACACGGTGCGTCAGGTGCTGCTGCCGGTGTGGAGCTCGTACTACTTCTTCACGCTCTACGCCAACGCTGCCAACGGCGGCAAAGGCTACAACGCTCGTGCGCTGCGTGCCGACGAGGTGGCCGCTCTGCCGAACATGGATCGTTATCTGCTGGCCCGCACTCGTCGTCTGGTGGTCTCGGTGGAGCACGCGCTCGACACCTTCGCCATCTCCGAGGCGTGCGCCACGGTGCAGGACTTCATCGACATGCTCACCAACTGGTACATCCGCAACAACCGCGAACGTTTCTGGAACGAGGACGAGAGCGCCTTCAACACGCTCTACACCGTGCTCGAAGTGCTGATGCGCGTCATGGCGCCGCTCGCCCCGATGGAGTCCGAGTCGATCTGGCGTGGCCTGACCGGTGGGGAATCGGTGCATCTGACGCAATGGCCGTTCGTCACGCTCGCCGACGAGCAGTCCCACGATGTCGGTGCGAACGCCGAATCGACAAGCGAACTCAACCAAGGCAAGGAAACCGAGCTGGGACGTGTCCTGGTCGATGAGCCGGCGTTGGTTTCGGCCATGGAACAGGTGCGCGAGGTCGTTTCCGGCACGCTTTCGTTGCGTAAGTCCTGCCAGATTCGCGTGCGCCAGCCGCTTGCCAAGCTCACCGTTCTGGTGGACGATCCCGATGCCGTCGCCGCCTACGACGATATCCTCAAGACCGAGCTCAACGTCAAGGACGTGGAATTCTCCACCATCGCAGACGCCGGCAAACACGGCTTGAAGATCGTGCACGACCTGAAGGTCAACGCCCGCAAGGCCGGCCCGAGACTGGGCAAGCAGGTGCAGTTCGCCATCAAGGCATCCAAGTCCGGGGCCTGGCATGTCGACGAAACGGGTGCGCCTGTGGTCGAAACGCCGAATGGTGATCTGAAACTCGAGGAAGGCGAATACACACTGATCAACCAGGTCGATGAAATCGGTGCGGCTGACCGGGCCAACGACGTTTCCGCGGTGCTTGACGGCGGCGGTTTCGTCATTCTCGACACCGCGTTGAGCGATGACCTCATCGCCGAAGGCTACGCGCGTGACGTCATCCGTGCCGTGCAGGACGCCCGTAAGGAAGCCGATCTCGACATTGCCGATCGCATCAGTCTGAAGCTTGATGTGCCGGCGGCCGATGCGCCGAAGGCCGAGCAGTTCCGTGAGCTGATTGCTCACGAAACGTTGGCCACGACCCTCGACATCAACGCCGACGCGTCCGCCGACGAGCTGAAGGTCACCGTAGCTAAGGAGTAA
- a CDS encoding thioredoxin domain-containing protein: MKRGGGGLSRNQLIVGAITMIIVMALILVIGFSIGINQGRKSNQELPETQAQAYDELQRVKNKPANSTEEGGLPAYRQTDRNPDAPTVEIYEDFLCPYCGDLTRALTPTLKKLQDAQQVNLEFHIVNLYDTPSTNRYATRAANAVAYVSEHDPEHVTAFVGALFEKGFQPDAIHYKEVSDAQIAAQAEKAGVSRTVAEAAVKAPYSSFINKVTVYDSKRKELFTNMHGSKGFFPPTIRINGTISKLNTSDNDGKIIQRFMANLGLNPLDAGIASVLPSSGADTAEQDSQ; this comes from the coding sequence ATGAAACGCGGGGGCGGTGGCCTCAGTCGCAACCAGTTGATTGTCGGTGCCATTACGATGATCATCGTCATGGCGCTGATTCTGGTCATCGGTTTTTCCATCGGCATCAATCAGGGCAGGAAGTCGAATCAAGAACTTCCCGAAACGCAGGCCCAGGCATACGACGAACTGCAAAGGGTCAAAAACAAGCCGGCCAACTCCACCGAGGAGGGTGGTTTGCCTGCATACCGACAAACCGATCGCAATCCTGACGCACCGACCGTGGAGATCTATGAGGACTTCCTCTGCCCCTACTGCGGCGACCTGACCCGCGCGCTTACCCCGACCCTCAAAAAACTGCAGGACGCCCAGCAGGTGAATCTTGAATTCCATATCGTCAACTTGTACGACACTCCTTCCACAAACCGATACGCCACCAGGGCAGCCAACGCGGTGGCATATGTGTCCGAACACGATCCGGAACATGTAACGGCATTCGTGGGCGCGTTGTTCGAAAAAGGCTTCCAGCCCGATGCCATTCACTATAAGGAAGTCAGCGACGCACAGATCGCCGCACAGGCAGAAAAAGCCGGGGTGAGCCGTACTGTGGCCGAAGCCGCGGTCAAGGCGCCGTACTCGTCGTTCATCAACAAGGTGACGGTCTATGACTCAAAGCGGAAAGAGCTGTTCACCAACATGCACGGCTCGAAGGGGTTCTTCCCGCCGACAATTCGCATCAACGGCACCATATCGAAGCTCAATACCTCCGACAACGACGGTAAAATCATCCAGCGGTTCATGGCCAATCTGGGACTGAACCCATTGGATGCCGGAATTGCAAGCGTGTTGCCGTCAAGCGGCGCTGACACTGCAGAGCAAGACTCGCAATGA
- a CDS encoding thioredoxin domain-containing protein, with product MAVGNDQNDDSSQSIPPQTPDKSQTAKTSKSDDSPQTAKNTSDTSDQSPSETDIAQNVAYPFDGNAETRSLTEAATVDARQSHQGRGIFLVGTIIAAVLAVIIIVAGTYGYWDHKHGEKRDYQQLQSLAQKPIGMTEQGGLPTFKASDYNPKAPDLDLYVDFFCPGCANIEHRISKPLKLMQKAKQVNLYIHPVNFLDSYSRNKYSTRAASAFAYVSSHEPDKALDFSTRLFDKDYQPNKGNNRKVSNKEIVRQALKAGVSKTVARQAVKGTYSDYVDTATKYTIRRKELYVHMQEEFRFSTPTICINGTMWHYRRLHVLQDIEPTLIHSLGLHRQQVGNAKIMPSIGPDGQALPIQQKYLS from the coding sequence ATGGCAGTGGGAAACGATCAGAATGACGACAGCAGTCAATCGATACCGCCCCAAACGCCCGACAAATCTCAAACGGCAAAAACGTCAAAAAGCGATGACTCTCCGCAAACAGCAAAGAACACATCCGATACCAGCGACCAATCCCCAAGCGAAACAGACATCGCACAAAACGTTGCGTATCCTTTCGACGGCAACGCCGAAACCCGGTCTCTCACCGAGGCGGCAACAGTTGACGCCCGTCAAAGCCATCAAGGACGCGGGATATTCCTTGTAGGGACCATCATCGCCGCAGTGCTGGCCGTCATCATCATCGTGGCCGGAACATACGGCTATTGGGACCACAAGCATGGGGAAAAACGCGATTACCAACAATTGCAAAGCCTTGCGCAAAAGCCCATAGGCATGACCGAGCAAGGTGGTCTGCCCACGTTCAAGGCCAGCGACTACAACCCGAAGGCCCCGGACCTCGACCTTTATGTCGATTTCTTCTGCCCCGGCTGCGCGAACATAGAGCACAGAATCTCCAAGCCGCTCAAGCTCATGCAGAAGGCCAAGCAGGTCAATCTTTACATCCACCCCGTCAATTTCCTTGATTCATACAGCCGAAACAAATATTCGACCCGCGCCGCCAGCGCCTTTGCATATGTATCCTCGCATGAACCCGACAAGGCGCTTGATTTCTCCACCAGACTTTTCGACAAAGACTATCAACCGAACAAAGGCAACAATCGCAAGGTCAGCAACAAAGAGATCGTTAGGCAGGCGCTCAAGGCGGGGGTCAGCAAAACGGTCGCCCGGCAAGCGGTCAAAGGCACCTATTCGGACTACGTCGACACGGCGACCAAATACACCATCAGACGCAAGGAGCTCTATGTCCACATGCAGGAAGAGTTCCGTTTCTCCACCCCCACCATCTGCATCAACGGAACGATGTGGCACTATCGGCGACTCCACGTCCTGCAGGATATCGAGCCCACCCTTATTCACTCATTGGGCCTTCATCGCCAACAGGTAGGCAACGCCAAGATCATGCCTTCGATAGGACCGGATGGGCAGGCGTTGCCGATACAGCAGAAGTATTTGTCTTAG
- a CDS encoding type II toxin-antitoxin system RelE/ParE family toxin, producing the protein MFGHMECQIFRRSEKDIKNLGEPRTSHVHKAIHRISVNLWPFTEDGYGKLLGNKGGNNLTGLLKATLKHNDIRIVYSLERTQESMTIIIVGIRDDQTIYQEAARRLEKVLNISILI; encoded by the coding sequence TTGTTTGGGCATATGGAATGTCAAATATTTAGAAGAAGTGAAAAAGACATCAAAAACCTGGGGGAGCCTCGAACCAGTCACGTTCATAAAGCGATTCATCGCATCTCGGTCAACCTTTGGCCTTTTACCGAAGACGGATATGGCAAACTTCTTGGCAACAAAGGTGGTAATAACTTGACCGGATTGCTGAAAGCTACATTAAAACACAACGATATAAGAATCGTCTACTCTCTTGAAAGAACCCAGGAATCGATGACGATAATCATTGTAGGAATTCGAGATGACCAGACCATTTATCAAGAAGCAGCAAGGAGATTGGAAAAAGTACTTAATATTAGTATACTTATATGA
- a CDS encoding type II toxin-antitoxin system Phd/YefM family antitoxin: MGSSELLDNLVSVSEFNHGKASQTFKRVRDDNPVVVLKNNKPTAVIVSPNDYRRLTEAEENFVLYQEAMERLKDDSVRRLTEEEVFGKEPKLDDGHEPEFE, from the coding sequence ATGGGAAGTTCAGAGCTTTTAGATAATCTGGTCTCGGTGAGCGAATTCAACCACGGCAAGGCAAGTCAGACGTTCAAACGCGTACGTGATGATAATCCGGTTGTGGTCCTGAAAAACAACAAGCCCACTGCCGTTATCGTCAGTCCCAATGATTATCGACGGCTGACGGAAGCCGAAGAGAATTTTGTGCTGTATCAGGAAGCCATGGAACGGTTGAAGGATGATAGCGTCAGACGCCTGACTGAGGAGGAAGTGTTCGGCAAAGAGCCAAAACTCGACGACGGCCACGAGCCCGAGTTCGAATGA